The Collimonas fungivorans Ter331 genome has a segment encoding these proteins:
- a CDS encoding hotdog family protein, protein MMDQLNAVEAMDIRRFLPHSGVMVLLDRLLAAGEEDLQAEVAIRPDSLFCDGQGVPAWVGVEYMAQAIAAYAGYTAQLRGEPVKIGFLLGTRRYEASCPAFAVGSVLQIHVQKLLQADNGIGSFECQIHAAGQPLASATITVFQPADAAVFLEGSTE, encoded by the coding sequence ATGATGGATCAACTGAACGCAGTCGAGGCGATGGATATCCGCCGTTTTTTGCCGCATTCCGGCGTCATGGTGCTGCTGGACCGGCTGCTGGCGGCCGGCGAGGAAGATTTGCAGGCAGAAGTGGCGATCCGGCCGGACAGCCTGTTTTGCGATGGACAAGGCGTGCCGGCCTGGGTCGGGGTCGAGTACATGGCGCAGGCGATTGCCGCCTATGCCGGTTATACCGCACAGCTGCGCGGCGAACCGGTGAAAATCGGCTTCTTGCTGGGCACCCGCCGCTATGAAGCCAGTTGTCCGGCTTTTGCCGTCGGCAGCGTGCTGCAAATCCATGTCCAGAAGCTGCTGCAGGCAGACAATGGGATAGGATCGTTCGAATGCCAGATCCATGCCGCCGGGCAGCCGCTGGCAAGCGCTACCATTACCGTGTTCCAGCCGGCTGACGCGGCTGTTTTTCTTGAGGGAAGTACTGAATGA
- the fabG gene encoding 3-oxoacyl-ACP reductase FabG, which yields MMLESNQAAPAARLNQSVLVTGSSRGIGKAIALRLARDGYDIVLHCHQQRAAADAVAQTVRELGVQARVLQFDIGDRQASAAALLADVEQHGCYYGVVCNAGVARDNAFPAMPGEDWDLVLKTNLDGFYNVLNPLVMPMVQRRAPGRIVTLASVSGLIGNRGQVNYSAAKAGIIGASKALAIELAKRNITVNCVAPGLIETDMISEVPLDEALKLIPARRVGKPEEVAATVAFLMHADAAYITRQVISVNGGMA from the coding sequence ATGATGTTGGAATCGAACCAGGCAGCGCCGGCTGCCCGCCTGAACCAGAGCGTGCTGGTCACCGGCTCCAGCCGCGGCATCGGCAAGGCGATTGCATTGCGGCTGGCGCGCGATGGCTACGATATCGTCTTGCATTGCCATCAGCAGCGCGCGGCAGCCGATGCCGTGGCGCAGACGGTGCGCGAGCTGGGAGTGCAGGCGCGCGTCCTGCAATTCGACATAGGCGACCGCCAGGCCAGCGCCGCTGCCTTGCTGGCGGATGTCGAACAGCATGGCTGTTATTACGGCGTGGTGTGCAATGCCGGCGTGGCGCGCGACAACGCTTTCCCTGCCATGCCTGGCGAGGATTGGGACCTGGTGCTGAAGACCAACCTGGACGGTTTCTACAACGTGCTCAATCCGCTGGTGATGCCGATGGTGCAGCGGCGCGCGCCCGGCCGCATCGTCACCTTGGCTTCGGTGTCGGGCCTGATAGGCAACCGCGGCCAGGTCAACTACAGCGCCGCCAAGGCCGGCATCATCGGCGCCAGCAAGGCGCTGGCGATCGAGCTGGCCAAGCGCAACATCACGGTCAACTGCGTCGCTCCCGGCCTGATCGAAACCGACATGATCAGCGAGGTGCCGCTGGACGAAGCGCTCAAGCTGATCCCGGCGCGCCGGGTCGGCAAGCCGGAAGAGGTGGCGGCGACGGTGGCCTTCCTGATGCACGCCGACGCCGCGTACATCACGCGCCAGGTGATCTCGGTCAACGGAGGCATGGCATGA
- a CDS encoding beta-ketoacyl-ACP synthase, with amino-acid sequence MTRTLTERRVVVTGMAGISPIGNDWEAIRSHLGSYRNAIVRMEDWAGYDGLNTQLGAPAAEFALSERYNRKSMRSMGRVALMATRASELALADAGLLDDPVLKSGACGVAYGSSAGTPKAIGDFGRMMDERSTRGINATTYIKMMAHTAPVNIGVFFGITGRVITTSSACTSGSQGIGYAYEAIRSGRQAIMVAGGAEELCATEAAVFDTLFATSVRNDTPALTPSPFDSSRDGLVIGEGAGSLILEDFDHARARGAKMYAEIVGFGTNSDGCHVTHPNADTMQVAMTLALADAALPASAIGYINAHGTGTEQGDIAESHATAAVFARHTPISSLKSYTGHTLGACGALEAWIGIEMMRSGWFAPTINLKQLDPLCAELDYIVDEGRSLQCEYFMSNNFAFGGINTSLIFKRLD; translated from the coding sequence ATGACGCGTACGCTGACAGAACGGCGGGTAGTAGTGACCGGCATGGCCGGCATCAGCCCGATCGGCAACGACTGGGAGGCCATCCGCAGCCACCTCGGCAGTTATCGCAACGCCATAGTGCGGATGGAGGACTGGGCCGGTTACGACGGCCTGAACACCCAGCTGGGAGCTCCCGCCGCCGAGTTCGCCTTGTCCGAGCGTTATAACCGCAAGAGCATGCGCAGCATGGGACGGGTTGCCTTGATGGCGACCCGCGCCAGCGAACTGGCGCTGGCGGACGCCGGCCTGCTTGACGATCCGGTGCTGAAAAGCGGCGCCTGCGGTGTCGCCTACGGTTCGTCTGCCGGCACACCGAAGGCGATCGGCGATTTCGGCCGGATGATGGATGAGCGCAGCACGCGCGGCATCAACGCCACCACCTATATCAAAATGATGGCGCACACGGCGCCGGTCAATATCGGCGTGTTTTTCGGCATTACCGGGCGCGTGATCACCACATCCAGCGCCTGTACTTCCGGCAGCCAGGGCATCGGCTACGCCTATGAAGCCATCCGCAGCGGCCGCCAGGCGATCATGGTGGCCGGCGGCGCCGAGGAACTGTGCGCGACCGAAGCGGCGGTATTCGACACCCTGTTCGCCACCAGCGTGCGCAACGACACCCCGGCCCTGACACCCAGTCCGTTCGACAGCAGCCGCGACGGCCTGGTGATCGGCGAGGGCGCCGGCAGCCTGATCCTGGAAGATTTCGACCATGCGCGCGCCCGGGGCGCAAAAATGTACGCTGAAATCGTAGGCTTCGGCACCAACAGCGACGGTTGCCACGTCACCCATCCGAACGCCGACACCATGCAGGTGGCGATGACGCTGGCGCTGGCCGACGCCGCCTTGCCGGCAAGCGCCATCGGTTACATCAACGCCCATGGCACCGGCACCGAGCAGGGCGACATAGCCGAATCTCATGCCACCGCCGCCGTGTTCGCGCGGCACACGCCGATCAGTTCGCTGAAGAGCTACACCGGCCACACGCTGGGTGCTTGCGGCGCCCTGGAAGCCTGGATCGGCATCGAAATGATGCGCTCCGGCTGGTTCGCGCCGACCATCAACCTGAAGCAGCTGGACCCGCTGTGCGCCGAGCTGGACTACATTGTCGACGAAGGACGCAGCTTGCAATGCGAGTATTTCATGTCGAACAATTTTGCGTTTGGCGGCATCAATACTTCCTTGATTTTCAAACGCCTGGATTAA
- a CDS encoding 4'-phosphopantetheinyl transferase family protein, with protein sequence MRSAFILLYDARQLADHDRDRFLACLGESELLRYRRFLRPLRQREFLLGRILLRFAVARLAGVALEAVHVAERKNQAPSVQLPLAGAALPFFSLSHSRGWVACAASVDTALGLDAEVLDAGRDVDAIGRAAFSEAESIWLSSRPGEDKAADFYAMWSSKEALFKLMSVQGNGSLSPEHVAAGTRLRSGPDWHARTWTQQGLVITLCSRERLQSVARICLQGAAPSAWTLQLDNRLS encoded by the coding sequence ATGCGGTCCGCGTTCATCTTGCTGTACGACGCCAGGCAGCTGGCGGATCATGACCGCGACCGTTTTCTTGCCTGTCTGGGCGAGTCGGAATTGCTGCGTTACCGGCGATTTTTGCGGCCGCTGCGCCAGCGCGAGTTCTTGCTGGGACGGATATTGCTGCGCTTTGCCGTTGCGCGCCTGGCTGGCGTCGCGCTTGAAGCGGTGCATGTCGCCGAGCGTAAAAACCAGGCGCCGTCGGTGCAACTTCCGCTCGCCGGCGCCGCGCTTCCTTTCTTCAGTTTGTCGCATAGCCGCGGCTGGGTGGCTTGCGCCGCCAGTGTCGATACCGCGCTGGGCCTCGATGCCGAGGTGCTGGATGCAGGGCGCGATGTGGACGCCATCGGCCGCGCCGCTTTTTCGGAGGCGGAAAGCATCTGGCTGTCGAGTCGTCCTGGCGAGGATAAAGCGGCGGATTTCTATGCCATGTGGAGCAGCAAAGAGGCGCTGTTTAAATTGATGTCGGTTCAGGGGAATGGCAGCCTATCGCCAGAGCATGTGGCCGCCGGGACGCGTTTGCGTTCGGGGCCGGATTGGCATGCGCGCACGTGGACGCAGCAGGGCCTGGTCATTACCCTGTGCAGTCGCGAGCGTTTGCAATCGGTAGCGCGGATTTGCCTGCAGGGCGCCGCACCGTCGGCCTGGACGCTGCAGCTGGACAACCGCTTGTCTTAG
- a CDS encoding polyhydroxyalkanoate granule-associated phasin: protein MKSYRVHTTTVASPASPFSAWTDLLFKTGEMMNASAEVIGHRTARIALAGPAPSQRDRNEFNLMSQEKMEVAAESAHAMAIRMMSLHQEAARLAIQHMLDGTANLLSLASSSSLHQSGHRQSKLAHDTMRNSAEAVSQLNTSLAHIAQTGLQPIHARATANAKRLKKL from the coding sequence ATGAAGTCGTACCGAGTCCACACCACCACCGTCGCCAGTCCTGCCAGTCCTTTCAGTGCCTGGACCGACCTGCTGTTCAAAACCGGAGAAATGATGAACGCCTCTGCCGAGGTGATCGGCCACCGCACCGCCCGCATAGCCTTGGCCGGGCCGGCGCCAAGCCAGCGCGACCGCAATGAATTCAACCTGATGAGCCAGGAAAAAATGGAAGTTGCCGCCGAATCGGCGCATGCCATGGCGATCCGCATGATGAGCTTGCATCAGGAAGCGGCCAGGCTGGCGATCCAGCACATGCTGGACGGCACCGCCAACCTGCTGTCGTTAGCCAGCAGCAGCAGCCTGCACCAGTCCGGGCACCGCCAGAGCAAGCTGGCGCACGACACCATGCGCAATTCGGCGGAAGCCGTGTCGCAGCTGAATACTTCGCTGGCGCATATCGCGCAGACCGGCCTGCAGCCGATTCATGCGCGTGCCACCGCCAATGCAAAACGCCTGAAGAAACTCTAA
- the surE gene encoding 5'/3'-nucleotidase SurE gives MKILISNDDGYLAPGIIALADALAPIAEIVVVAPDSNRSGSSNSLTLDRPLSVQRAENGFYFVNGTPSDCVHIALTGLLNFRPDLIVSGINQGQNMGDDTLYSGTVAAATEGFLFGIPAIAFSQLHKGWDELETAAKVAREIVERRFGNLPQPYLLNVNIPNLPYDQLKPIVATRLGKRHESEAVIKDKDPHGRDIYWIGPPGAARDAGEGTDFHATANGHVSITPLQIDLTHAAQLAALRKDLS, from the coding sequence ATGAAAATTTTGATCAGCAACGATGATGGTTACCTGGCGCCGGGCATCATCGCCCTGGCCGATGCCCTGGCGCCGATAGCCGAAATCGTGGTGGTAGCCCCGGACAGCAATCGCTCCGGCTCCTCCAACTCGCTGACCCTGGATCGACCTTTATCGGTGCAACGCGCCGAAAACGGTTTCTATTTTGTCAATGGAACGCCGTCAGACTGCGTGCACATTGCCCTGACCGGCTTGCTGAATTTCCGGCCGGATCTGATCGTGTCGGGCATTAACCAAGGCCAGAACATGGGCGACGACACGCTGTATTCCGGCACCGTGGCGGCGGCCACCGAAGGTTTCCTGTTCGGCATTCCGGCCATCGCTTTTTCGCAACTGCACAAAGGCTGGGACGAACTGGAGACGGCGGCCAAGGTGGCGCGCGAAATCGTCGAGCGCCGCTTCGGCAACCTGCCGCAGCCCTACCTGCTGAACGTGAATATTCCCAACCTGCCTTACGACCAGCTGAAACCGATAGTGGCGACCCGCCTGGGAAAGCGGCATGAATCGGAAGCGGTCATCAAGGACAAGGACCCGCACGGCCGCGACATATACTGGATCGGGCCGCCCGGCGCGGCGCGCGATGCCGGCGAGGGCACCGATTTCCATGCGACCGCCAACGGCCATGTCTCGATTACTCCCCTGCAGATAGATCTGACCCATGCGGCGCAGCTGGCCGCGCTGAGGAAAGATTTGTCATGA
- a CDS encoding protein-L-isoaspartate(D-aspartate) O-methyltransferase: MTEKAKRFPLTLSSLADKKPGTDQSKRSVATPQTATKNAAWENSRPPPRTAAGAPPLAPSSKAMARPAQSASHVDRSGSMVSDGVRKAMVDRVARQGVSDAKVLAAMEAVPRHMFMEPGMSSQAYIDASLPIGHHQTISQPYIVARMIEIMRDNQQGGVLNRVLEIGTGCGYQAAVLSLVAKEVYSIERIKPLHELARSNLRPLRIGNIRLHYGDGMLGLPQVAPFDGIILAAAGLEVPQALLDQMTIGGRLVAPVGARHQVLQLIQRTSKFDWTSTTLEDCHFVPLRAGTV, translated from the coding sequence ATGACCGAGAAGGCCAAGCGTTTCCCGCTGACGCTGTCGTCGCTCGCCGATAAGAAGCCCGGCACCGACCAGAGCAAACGCAGCGTAGCCACGCCGCAAACGGCAACAAAAAATGCCGCCTGGGAGAACTCCCGGCCGCCGCCGCGCACTGCCGCCGGCGCGCCGCCATTGGCGCCGTCCAGCAAGGCGATGGCGCGGCCGGCGCAGAGCGCAAGCCATGTCGACCGTTCCGGCTCGATGGTTTCCGACGGCGTGCGCAAAGCCATGGTGGACCGGGTCGCCAGGCAGGGCGTCAGCGACGCCAAGGTGCTGGCGGCGATGGAAGCCGTGCCGCGCCACATGTTCATGGAGCCGGGCATGTCGAGCCAGGCCTACATCGATGCTTCGCTGCCGATCGGCCACCATCAGACCATTTCGCAGCCGTATATCGTGGCGCGCATGATAGAGATCATGCGCGACAACCAGCAAGGCGGCGTCTTGAACCGGGTGCTGGAAATCGGCACCGGCTGCGGTTACCAGGCGGCGGTGCTGTCGCTGGTGGCGAAGGAAGTCTATTCGATAGAGCGGATCAAGCCCTTGCACGAACTGGCAAGAAGCAACTTGCGTCCGCTGCGGATCGGCAACATCCGTTTGCATTACGGAGATGGTATGCTTGGGCTGCCGCAGGTAGCGCCTTTCGACGGTATCATCCTGGCTGCAGCCGGCCTTGAAGTACCGCAAGCATTACTGGACCAGATGACGATCGGCGGCCGCCTGGTGGCCCCGGTCGGCGCCCGTCACCAGGTATTGCAGCTCATCCAGCGCACCAGCAAATTTGATTGGACCAGCACCACACTGGAAGACTGTCATTTTGTGCCTTTGCGTGCAGGAACGGTTTGA
- a CDS encoding peptidoglycan DD-metalloendopeptidase family protein, which yields MKKTRFIALGLMVGALAACTTPRTPAPVVERRPGGSGAVATAAAPETPRAAEGRGSYTVKQGDTLYRIALEFGQSYRDIVAWNKLDNANDIKVGQVLRVQPPDSGSGPGGAQIGTVATGSGVEVRSLGSAPSAAAVASGGNKSGPRGDKRPYSDSALAELQKPDAGPSSETPKPAATPAVTAPAAAAASTASTAAPASGDEDKVDWMWPAEGKQVGAFDQGKKGIDIAGKAGQNVVAAAGGKVMYAGSGIRGYGNLVIIKHTSNLLSAYAHNKTILVKEGQTVSKGQKIAEMGNSDSDAVKLHFEIRQQGKPVDPSKFLPSR from the coding sequence ATGAAGAAAACTCGCTTTATAGCTTTGGGATTAATGGTAGGCGCGCTTGCCGCATGCACCACTCCGCGCACCCCCGCGCCGGTAGTCGAACGGCGGCCAGGCGGCAGCGGCGCGGTAGCTACCGCGGCTGCGCCGGAAACGCCGCGGGCCGCTGAAGGACGCGGTTCCTATACCGTGAAGCAGGGCGACACCCTGTACCGGATCGCGCTTGAATTCGGCCAGAGCTATCGCGATATCGTGGCCTGGAACAAGCTCGACAACGCCAACGACATCAAGGTCGGCCAGGTGCTGCGGGTGCAGCCTCCCGACAGCGGTTCTGGACCTGGCGGCGCCCAGATCGGCACTGTAGCGACCGGCTCGGGAGTCGAGGTGCGTTCGCTGGGCAGCGCGCCGTCAGCCGCGGCCGTCGCCAGCGGCGGCAACAAGAGCGGGCCGCGCGGCGACAAGCGTCCGTATTCCGACAGCGCACTGGCAGAGTTGCAAAAGCCCGATGCCGGGCCATCCAGCGAGACGCCGAAACCGGCCGCAACGCCAGCCGTGACGGCGCCTGCCGCTGCTGCCGCCAGCACCGCCTCGACAGCTGCGCCGGCAAGCGGCGATGAAGACAAGGTCGACTGGATGTGGCCGGCCGAAGGCAAGCAGGTCGGCGCTTTTGACCAGGGCAAGAAAGGCATCGATATTGCCGGCAAGGCCGGGCAGAATGTCGTCGCCGCGGCCGGCGGCAAGGTGATGTACGCCGGCAGCGGCATTCGCGGCTACGGCAATCTGGTGATCATCAAACATACCAGTAACTTGTTGTCCGCTTACGCGCATAATAAGACCATCCTGGTGAAAGAGGGGCAGACGGTGAGCAAGGGCCAGAAAATTGCCGAAATGGGTAATTCGGACAGCGATGCAGTCAAGCTGCATTTCGAAATCCGCCAGCAAGGCAAACCTGTGGATCCATCGAAATTCTTACCTAGTCGATAA
- the rpoS gene encoding RNA polymerase sigma factor RpoS yields MSKRPTDHQDDELDDTSERIADDGQEDVDAVAAEQDVDDEVVVDGVVVVVDGVEELKKVLAAELSTDTTQHYLNQIGTRPLLSVTEEVHFATLAKQGNFEARQKMIEHNLRLVVSIAKHYINRGVALLDLIEEGNLGLMRAIDKFEPERGFRFSTYATWWIRQSIERAIMNQARTVRLPVHMVRELNQILRAKYHLEAQHHDGKDASAEDIAHLVDRPVEDVQDVLALSEHAASLDAPLDQDPLASLMDLLPSATEENPDSRAEQQEMSILVRVWLEKLTDKQRNVIMRRFGLDNDDPSTLEELAAEIGVTRERVRQIQQEALLKLKRLLGAKGVGKDSFL; encoded by the coding sequence ATGAGCAAACGGCCGACAGATCATCAGGATGACGAGCTTGACGATACATCGGAGCGGATTGCCGATGACGGGCAAGAGGATGTTGATGCTGTCGCCGCCGAGCAGGACGTCGACGACGAGGTCGTGGTCGATGGCGTGGTGGTGGTGGTCGACGGCGTCGAGGAGCTCAAGAAAGTCCTGGCCGCCGAACTGTCGACCGACACCACGCAGCACTACCTGAACCAGATCGGCACCCGGCCGCTGCTGTCGGTGACCGAAGAAGTGCATTTCGCCACGCTGGCGAAACAAGGAAATTTCGAAGCCCGGCAGAAAATGATCGAGCACAACCTGCGGCTGGTGGTCTCGATCGCCAAGCACTACATCAACCGCGGCGTCGCCTTGCTTGACCTGATCGAAGAGGGCAATCTCGGCCTGATGCGGGCGATCGACAAGTTCGAGCCCGAACGCGGTTTCCGTTTCTCTACCTACGCCACCTGGTGGATACGCCAGAGCATCGAACGCGCCATCATGAACCAGGCGCGCACCGTGCGCTTGCCGGTGCACATGGTGCGCGAACTGAACCAGATCCTGCGCGCCAAATACCACCTGGAAGCTCAGCATCACGACGGCAAGGACGCCAGCGCCGAAGACATCGCCCACCTGGTCGACCGGCCAGTGGAAGATGTGCAGGATGTGCTGGCCTTGTCCGAACACGCGGCGTCGCTGGATGCGCCGCTGGACCAGGATCCGCTGGCCAGCCTGATGGACCTGCTGCCCAGTGCTACCGAGGAAAATCCCGATTCGCGCGCCGAACAGCAGGAAATGTCGATCCTGGTGCGGGTCTGGCTGGAAAAGCTGACCGACAAGCAGCGTAACGTCATCATGCGCCGTTTCGGGCTGGATAACGACGATCCTTCGACGCTGGAAGAGCTGGCGGCCGAAATCGGCGTCACCCGTGAGCGGGTGCGGCAGATCCAGCAGGAGGCGCTGCTCAAGCTGAAACGCCTGCTGGGCGCCAAAGGCGTCGGCAAAGACTCCTTTCTTTAA
- the rlmD gene encoding 23S rRNA (uracil(1939)-C(5))-methyltransferase RlmD, with protein MQQDTIDIKSLDMDARGIGHLQNEDGSQGKVIFVEGALPGERVSFLSYRKKPKWEAATMTALHKESVLRVKPQCPVFGMCGGCAMQHLEPTAQVAIKQRVLEDNLWHIGKVKAESMLRPIYGPTWGYRYRARISVRNVPKKGGVLVGFHERKSSFITDMKTCEILPANVSAMLVPLRHLIGSLSLIDHIPQIELAVGEGPQGKVTALVLRIMAAPTADDEIKLKAFADQYQVNWWLQTAGPDSAYPFYPAQGELYYTLPEFGVRMPFKPTDFTQVNHQINRVLVARALRLLDVQPHERVADLFCGLGNFTLPLATQAQQVVGIEGSQALINRAGENAAVNRLSDKTTFHCRNLFEASAEDFVALGKFDRMLIDPPRDGAAAVCEALVGLAAIDPALMPQRIVYVSCNPSTLARDAGLLIAGGYRLSQAGVVNMFPHTAHVESIAVFDLP; from the coding sequence ATGCAACAAGATACTATCGATATCAAATCCCTCGACATGGATGCGCGCGGCATCGGCCATCTGCAAAATGAAGACGGCAGCCAGGGCAAGGTCATTTTTGTCGAAGGCGCCTTGCCGGGCGAGCGTGTAAGTTTCCTGTCCTACCGCAAGAAACCGAAATGGGAAGCGGCCACCATGACCGCCTTGCACAAGGAGTCGGTGTTGCGAGTAAAGCCGCAGTGCCCGGTATTCGGCATGTGCGGCGGCTGCGCCATGCAGCACCTGGAGCCGACGGCGCAGGTGGCGATCAAGCAGCGCGTGCTGGAAGACAACCTGTGGCATATCGGCAAGGTCAAGGCTGAATCGATGCTGCGGCCGATTTACGGGCCGACCTGGGGTTATCGCTACCGCGCCCGCATTTCGGTGCGCAACGTGCCGAAAAAGGGTGGCGTGCTGGTCGGTTTCCACGAGAGGAAATCCTCTTTCATCACCGACATGAAAACCTGCGAAATATTGCCGGCGAACGTATCGGCAATGCTGGTGCCGCTGCGCCACCTGATCGGTTCGCTGAGCCTGATCGACCACATTCCGCAGATCGAACTGGCGGTGGGCGAGGGCCCGCAAGGCAAGGTCACCGCGCTGGTGCTGCGCATCATGGCGGCGCCGACGGCCGACGATGAAATCAAGCTGAAGGCGTTTGCCGACCAGTACCAGGTGAACTGGTGGCTGCAGACCGCCGGCCCCGACAGCGCCTATCCGTTTTATCCGGCGCAGGGCGAGCTGTACTACACCTTGCCGGAATTCGGCGTGCGCATGCCTTTCAAGCCCACCGATTTCACCCAGGTGAACCATCAGATCAACCGGGTGCTGGTGGCGCGCGCCTTGCGCTTGCTGGATGTGCAGCCGCATGAGCGGGTGGCCGACCTGTTTTGCGGCCTGGGAAATTTCACCTTGCCGCTGGCAACCCAGGCGCAGCAGGTGGTCGGCATCGAAGGCAGCCAAGCCCTGATCAACCGCGCCGGCGAGAACGCCGCGGTCAACCGGTTATCGGATAAAACCACTTTTCATTGCCGCAACTTGTTTGAGGCGAGCGCCGAGGATTTTGTCGCGCTAGGCAAGTTTGACCGGATGCTGATCGACCCGCCGCGCGACGGTGCGGCGGCAGTGTGCGAAGCCCTGGTCGGCCTGGCGGCCATCGACCCGGCGTTGATGCCGCAGCGGATCGTGTACGTTTCCTGCAACCCGTCGACCCTGGCGCGCGACGCCGGTTTGCTGATCGCCGGCGGCTATCGCCTGAGCCAGGCCGGGGTGGTGAACATGTTTCCGCATACGGCGCATGTGGAATCGATTGCGGTGTTCGACCTGCCTTGA
- a CDS encoding Bax inhibitor-1/YccA family protein gives MNPNLQPTYSPGSTALSVQHRVLRNTYWLLALSMLPTIAGAWLGVQMDFSFFRNSPLIGFMAFMAVAFGFFYAIEKTKNTGWGVLLLLGFTFFMGLMLSRLIGHTLVGFSNGATLIMMAFGGTASVFVVMASIATVSKRDFSNMGKWLFAGVVVLLLASLANVFLQIPALYLAVSVIAIAIFSAYILYDVQRIINGGETNYISATLSLYLDVYNIFVNLLSLLGIFGGNRN, from the coding sequence ATGAACCCGAACCTGCAACCGACCTACTCGCCCGGCAGCACCGCGCTGAGCGTACAGCACCGTGTGCTGCGCAACACGTACTGGCTGCTGGCCCTGTCCATGCTGCCGACAATTGCGGGCGCCTGGCTGGGAGTACAGATGGACTTCAGTTTCTTCAGAAACAGTCCGTTGATCGGCTTCATGGCCTTCATGGCGGTGGCGTTTGGTTTCTTTTATGCAATTGAAAAGACCAAGAACACCGGCTGGGGCGTATTGCTGCTGCTAGGCTTCACCTTCTTCATGGGCCTGATGCTGTCGCGCCTGATCGGCCATACGCTGGTCGGCTTCTCCAACGGCGCCACGCTGATCATGATGGCTTTCGGCGGCACCGCCAGCGTGTTTGTGGTCATGGCCAGCATCGCCACGGTCAGCAAGCGCGATTTCTCGAACATGGGCAAATGGCTGTTCGCCGGCGTCGTGGTGCTGCTGCTGGCATCGCTGGCCAATGTTTTTCTGCAGATCCCGGCTCTCTACCTGGCGGTATCGGTGATCGCCATCGCGATTTTCTCGGCCTACATCCTGTATGACGTGCAGCGCATCATCAACGGCGGCGAAACCAATTACATCTCGGCAACGCTGAGCCTGTACCTGGATGTCTACAACATCTTTGTCAACCTGTTGTCCCTGCTGGGGATTTTCGGCGGCAACCGCAACTAG
- the ndk gene encoding nucleoside-diphosphate kinase has translation MAIERTLSIIKPDAVAKNVIGQIYTRFENAGLKIVAARMTHLSRAEAEGFYAVHRERPFFKDLVDFMISGPVMIQALEGENAVLKHRDLMGATDPKKAEKGTIRADFADSIDANAVHGSDAVEAAKVEIAYFFPA, from the coding sequence ATGGCAATTGAACGCACCCTGTCCATTATCAAACCGGACGCAGTGGCAAAGAACGTAATCGGTCAAATTTACACCCGTTTTGAAAACGCTGGCCTGAAAATCGTTGCTGCCCGCATGACGCACCTGTCGCGCGCAGAAGCTGAAGGTTTCTACGCGGTTCACCGCGAGCGTCCTTTCTTCAAGGACCTGGTCGATTTCATGATCTCCGGCCCAGTGATGATCCAAGCGCTGGAAGGCGAAAACGCAGTACTGAAGCACCGCGACCTGATGGGCGCAACCGATCCTAAGAAGGCAGAAAAAGGCACTATCCGTGCTGACTTCGCTGACTCGATCGACGCTAACGCAGTGCACGGTTCGGACGCAGTGGAAGCGGCGAAAGTTGAAATCGCCTATTTCTTCCCGGCGTAA